The following coding sequences are from one Chitinophagales bacterium window:
- a CDS encoding DUF5522 domain-containing protein → MAEKLVEGEDYYINENGLFVFTEKYHLKRGYCCKNSCKHCPYGFGKK, encoded by the coding sequence ATGGCAGAAAAATTAGTTGAGGGCGAGGATTATTATATCAATGAAAACGGGTTGTTTGTTTTCACCGAGAAATACCATTTAAAACGGGGATACTGCTGTAAAAATAGTTGCAAGCATTGTCCTTATGGGTTTGGGAAAAAGTGA
- the purB gene encoding adenylosuccinate lyase, with translation MNLSALSAISPIDGRYRNKVENLDQYFSEYALIKYRVRVEIEYFIALCEFGVGNLKDFPKEKYNTLRNLYKYFNLEDAEAVKVHEQKINHDVKAVEYFIKDYFISTGLKAYAEFIHFGLTSQDINNTAVPLSLKEGLENEIYPEVENIIAVLEGFANEWSAIPMLAKTHGQPASPTLLGKEIMVFVERLKKQFESLKKIPVAAKFGGATGNFNAHYVAFPDKDWKAFANDFVADSLGLDRSQFTTQIEHYDFLAALFDNLKRIDTILIDLCRDVWQYISMDYFKQSINKDEVGSSAMPHKVNPIDFENAEGNLGMASAIFEHLSAKLPISRLQRDLTDSTVLRNVGVPVAHLLIALKSLDKGLKKLKVNEAALNKDLENNWAVVAEAVQTVLRREGIPKPYELLKDLTRKSDKMNQESIHEFINGLDLDASVKDELLQITPFNYTGMPWQKN, from the coding sequence ATGAATTTATCTGCCTTAAGTGCCATTTCTCCAATAGACGGACGATACAGAAATAAAGTTGAAAATCTAGATCAATATTTTTCAGAATACGCATTGATAAAGTATCGCGTAAGAGTTGAAATAGAATATTTCATTGCTTTGTGTGAGTTTGGGGTGGGAAATTTAAAAGACTTTCCTAAAGAAAAATACAATACGCTGAGGAATCTTTATAAGTATTTCAATTTGGAAGATGCCGAAGCTGTAAAAGTGCACGAGCAAAAAATAAATCACGATGTAAAGGCTGTCGAATATTTTATTAAAGACTATTTTATTTCTACCGGATTAAAAGCTTATGCTGAATTTATTCATTTTGGGCTCACTTCTCAGGACATTAACAATACAGCTGTTCCTTTGTCATTAAAAGAAGGATTGGAAAATGAAATATATCCTGAAGTTGAAAATATTATTGCTGTTTTAGAAGGATTTGCAAATGAATGGTCTGCCATTCCAATGTTGGCCAAAACACATGGACAGCCCGCTTCTCCTACCCTTTTGGGAAAAGAAATAATGGTATTTGTTGAGCGGTTGAAAAAGCAATTTGAATCACTTAAAAAAATACCGGTAGCTGCCAAGTTCGGTGGAGCTACGGGCAATTTCAATGCCCATTATGTAGCATTTCCCGATAAGGACTGGAAAGCATTTGCCAATGATTTTGTGGCTGATTCACTGGGTTTAGACCGAAGCCAATTCACTACCCAAATTGAGCATTACGATTTTCTGGCAGCGCTTTTCGACAACCTCAAGCGCATTGATACCATATTGATAGATTTGTGCAGAGATGTGTGGCAGTATATTTCTATGGACTATTTTAAGCAAAGTATTAATAAAGATGAAGTGGGTTCTTCTGCCATGCCACATAAAGTAAACCCTATTGATTTTGAAAATGCCGAGGGAAATCTGGGCATGGCTTCTGCCATTTTTGAACATTTATCTGCCAAGCTGCCCATTTCCAGATTGCAAAGAGATTTGACAGATTCCACCGTTTTGAGAAATGTGGGAGTTCCTGTGGCGCATCTGCTAATTGCACTCAAATCGCTGGACAAAGGGCTGAAAAAATTAAAAGTGAATGAGGCTGCTTTGAATAAAGATTTAGAAAATAACTGGGCTGTTGTTGCCGAGGCCGTTCAAACTGTTTTGAGAAGAGAAGGCATTCCAAAGCCCTATGAATTGCTGAAAGACCTTACCCGCAAAAGCGACAAAATGAACCAGGAATCCATTCACGAATTTATTAATGGCCTTGACCTGGATGCCTCTGTTAAGGACGAGTTGCTGCAAATCACTCCTTTTAATTATACAGGGATGCCATGGCAGAAAAATTAG
- the topA gene encoding type I DNA topoisomerase: MAKNLLIVESPAKAKTIEKFLGKDFKVTSCQGHIRDLIKGNDAIDKENDFEPKYHVSPEKQKIVTELKKLAKAAEEIWLATDEDREGEAISWHLCEELKLDPDKTKRIVFHEITKEAINNAVQNPRFIDRNLVNAQQARRILDRLVGFELSPILWKKVKPSLSAGRVQSVAVRLIVEREREVMHFEPKSSFKVTALFDIKGDKGKVSKLKAESGTKFENAEAAQKFLEECLSADFTIKDIQTKPAKKTPAAPFTTSTLQQEASRKLSFSVSRTMSVAQKLYESGHITYMRTDSVNLSNSAISASAAEIEKSFGKEYVNSKNYKNKKSGAQEAHEAIRPTYFEKHTVSGSSDEERLYELIWKRTVASQMSDAKLERTTVKIDISTNKEELNAKGEVLLFDGFLKLYIESRDEEDEEEQSTMLPPLKKGEQLDLDHMFARERFTKAAPRYNEASLVRKLEELGIGRPSTYAPTITTIQKRNYVEKKDMEGDERAYRLLRLKDGQISKKTETEITGAEKQKLFPTDIGMVVNDFLLKHFKNVLDYNFTARIEEDFDVIAQGDLKWNKMIEDFYRPFHKTVEKTEEEAERASGERVLGKDPKSGRELIVRIGKYGPMAQIGKTEDEEKPKFAKLRSDQKLETITLEEAVDLFKLPRDLGEFEDKKVTAAIGRFGPYVRHDGKFVSVPKDMDVYEIKLDEAVGLIKEKREIEAKRLIKEFDGEDIQVLNGRYGPYIKAGKKNVRIPKDKDPEALSLEEIKELIEKAPAKKGRGGRKKKAK; encoded by the coding sequence ATGGCCAAAAATCTATTGATTGTCGAGTCGCCTGCCAAAGCGAAAACTATAGAAAAATTTCTGGGGAAAGACTTTAAAGTAACCTCTTGTCAGGGGCATATTAGAGACCTAATTAAAGGTAATGACGCCATAGATAAGGAAAACGATTTCGAACCGAAATACCATGTTTCTCCCGAAAAGCAGAAAATTGTAACCGAACTGAAAAAACTGGCTAAAGCTGCTGAAGAAATCTGGTTGGCTACGGATGAAGACCGCGAGGGAGAAGCTATTAGTTGGCATCTTTGTGAAGAGTTAAAACTTGATCCGGACAAAACAAAAAGAATTGTTTTCCACGAGATCACCAAAGAGGCTATTAATAACGCAGTTCAAAATCCGCGATTTATTGATAGAAACCTGGTGAATGCACAGCAGGCCAGGCGTATTTTAGATCGTTTGGTAGGTTTTGAATTGTCTCCCATCCTATGGAAAAAGGTGAAGCCTTCGCTATCAGCAGGGCGTGTGCAGTCAGTAGCTGTTAGGCTTATAGTTGAGCGTGAGCGCGAGGTCATGCATTTCGAACCGAAATCCTCTTTTAAGGTAACTGCACTGTTTGATATAAAAGGCGATAAAGGCAAAGTTTCTAAATTAAAAGCTGAATCGGGAACGAAGTTTGAAAATGCCGAAGCAGCTCAAAAATTTCTTGAAGAATGCCTGTCGGCAGATTTTACCATAAAAGACATTCAAACAAAACCGGCTAAAAAAACTCCCGCTGCTCCTTTTACTACATCTACTTTGCAACAGGAAGCCAGTAGAAAACTCAGTTTTTCTGTTTCCAGAACAATGTCGGTTGCACAGAAACTCTATGAATCCGGTCACATTACTTATATGAGAACCGATTCCGTGAATCTTTCCAATTCTGCAATTTCAGCTTCAGCAGCCGAAATAGAAAAAAGCTTTGGCAAAGAATATGTAAACAGCAAAAATTACAAAAACAAAAAATCAGGCGCCCAGGAAGCGCACGAGGCCATTCGCCCGACTTATTTTGAAAAACATACTGTAAGTGGCAGTTCTGATGAGGAGCGCCTCTACGAGCTGATATGGAAGCGTACGGTAGCATCACAGATGAGCGATGCAAAACTTGAGCGTACGACAGTAAAAATTGATATTTCTACCAATAAAGAAGAACTGAATGCAAAAGGTGAGGTTTTACTTTTTGATGGATTTTTGAAGCTTTACATTGAATCGCGCGATGAAGAAGATGAAGAAGAGCAAAGCACTATGCTGCCGCCATTAAAAAAGGGAGAGCAACTCGATTTGGACCATATGTTTGCCAGGGAGCGTTTTACAAAAGCAGCTCCCCGATACAATGAAGCCTCACTTGTGCGCAAATTAGAAGAATTGGGCATTGGTCGGCCTTCCACTTATGCACCAACAATCACTACCATTCAAAAGCGCAATTATGTGGAGAAAAAAGATATGGAAGGCGATGAAAGAGCCTATCGTTTGTTGCGATTAAAAGATGGTCAGATCAGTAAAAAAACAGAAACTGAAATTACAGGTGCTGAAAAACAAAAACTTTTCCCTACGGATATTGGTATGGTGGTCAATGATTTTCTGCTCAAGCATTTTAAAAATGTATTGGACTATAATTTCACAGCCCGTATAGAAGAGGATTTTGATGTGATAGCCCAGGGCGATCTGAAATGGAACAAAATGATAGAAGATTTTTATCGTCCATTTCACAAAACCGTAGAAAAAACCGAGGAGGAAGCTGAAAGAGCCAGTGGAGAACGGGTTTTGGGTAAGGATCCCAAATCAGGAAGAGAACTTATAGTGCGTATAGGCAAATACGGCCCAATGGCACAGATTGGCAAAACGGAAGATGAAGAAAAACCAAAGTTTGCTAAATTGCGAAGCGATCAAAAGCTTGAAACAATCACCCTGGAAGAAGCCGTGGATTTATTCAAATTGCCACGGGATTTAGGTGAGTTTGAAGACAAAAAAGTTACTGCTGCTATTGGTCGTTTTGGACCTTATGTGCGACATGATGGTAAGTTTGTTTCCGTTCCAAAGGATATGGATGTTTATGAAATCAAACTTGACGAGGCTGTTGGACTCATTAAAGAAAAGAGGGAAATTGAAGCCAAAAGATTGATTAAGGAATTTGATGGAGAGGATATACAGGTTTTAAATGGACGTTATGGCCCCTATATAAAAGCAGGTAAGAAAAATGTGCGTATTCCTAAAGACAAAGACCCTGAAGCATTGAGTTTAGAAGAAATAAAAGAGTTGATAGAAAAGGCTCCGGCTAAAAAAGGACGTGGTGGAAGAAAGAAAAAAGCAAAGTAA